A genomic region of Christiangramia sp. OXR-203 contains the following coding sequences:
- a CDS encoding DUF349 domain-containing protein, translating to MSTTENENKKNEMSENHDKDSKQTSGSTDHSLNDPKENSEKLQQATERKGDDGTDHEDAIVHESASGKATSDQKKIEKTDPDKDPYTAMEGDGDTYPVKKKNESVEPENKSVRKVSESTDHEDAIVSESENRKTAANTEEQDEDLDSDIGEAVVGENQKGSGSHEEDMENSVAEESEDESAGERHAIEKKDYHSMSKESLVEELERLLKTEKVQAIKEHVQEIRTEFNAKFDEEMEEKKEEFLAEGGNIIDFYYSTPLNKQFSSIYFDYREKRNDYYKRLKKDLNYNLNIRLELIEELKGLLGVEENINTTYNHFKEIQDKWRTAGPIPRDRYNNVWNTYHHHVENFYDFLHLNREFRDLDFKHNLEQKLKVIDRAEELAQEKDTNRSFRELQMLHKMWKEELGPVAKEYREDIWKRFSAATKQIHDKRQAYFSQLDEQYEKNWENKRDIIIKIKEIAEQDFDSHNKWQQSIKQIEALREEFFKAGKVPRNKNQETWNEFKEHVRKFNRKKNAYYKNLKKQQYDNLEQKKELIKIAEDNMDSDDFKTVTPLMKKIQNDWKKVGHVPRKDSDKVWKQFKKACNHYFDRMHAQKNEENKDEVEAFEKKKALLDKVKSLELAGTKKENLAAIKDKINSWKEVGRVPYNKRFIEGKFNKALDQLFKKLDVDNTKAEMMKYENKIQALDDADDDKKIRNEHYFLTKKIEETKAEIRQLENNLQFFSNVDDDNPLVQDVHKNIAQHKADLEVWQEKLAKIKTLY from the coding sequence ATGTCCACTACAGAAAATGAGAACAAGAAAAATGAAATGTCTGAGAACCATGATAAGGACTCCAAACAGACCTCCGGTTCCACAGATCATTCTTTGAATGACCCGAAAGAAAACTCTGAAAAACTTCAGCAGGCAACTGAACGAAAAGGTGATGATGGGACCGATCATGAAGATGCGATCGTTCATGAATCTGCTTCAGGAAAGGCAACTTCAGATCAAAAAAAAATAGAAAAAACAGATCCTGATAAAGATCCGTATACAGCCATGGAAGGTGATGGAGATACTTATCCTGTAAAGAAGAAAAATGAATCTGTTGAACCTGAAAACAAATCTGTTCGAAAAGTTTCAGAATCTACAGATCATGAAGATGCGATCGTTTCAGAATCTGAGAATAGGAAAACGGCGGCAAATACTGAAGAACAGGATGAAGATCTTGATAGTGATATTGGTGAAGCAGTTGTTGGGGAGAATCAGAAAGGCAGCGGGAGTCATGAGGAAGACATGGAGAACTCTGTTGCTGAAGAAAGTGAAGATGAAAGTGCTGGTGAACGGCATGCTATAGAGAAGAAGGATTACCATTCCATGAGCAAGGAATCACTTGTTGAGGAACTGGAAAGACTGCTGAAAACCGAGAAGGTTCAGGCGATCAAAGAACATGTGCAGGAGATCAGAACCGAATTTAATGCCAAATTCGATGAGGAAATGGAAGAGAAAAAGGAAGAGTTTCTTGCTGAAGGCGGGAATATAATTGACTTTTACTACTCTACTCCACTTAACAAGCAATTTAGTTCGATATACTTTGATTATCGTGAGAAGAGAAATGACTATTATAAACGCCTGAAGAAAGACCTCAACTACAACCTGAATATTCGCTTAGAGCTTATAGAGGAATTAAAGGGACTTCTGGGTGTTGAGGAAAATATTAATACTACTTACAATCATTTCAAGGAAATTCAGGATAAATGGCGTACCGCCGGACCTATTCCTAGAGATCGTTATAATAATGTTTGGAACACCTATCATCATCATGTCGAAAATTTCTATGATTTTCTCCATTTAAACCGGGAATTCAGAGATCTGGACTTTAAGCATAACCTTGAGCAAAAGCTTAAGGTGATAGATCGTGCTGAAGAATTAGCACAGGAAAAAGATACGAATCGTTCTTTCAGGGAATTGCAGATGCTACATAAAATGTGGAAGGAAGAACTTGGTCCCGTAGCGAAGGAGTATCGCGAAGACATCTGGAAGCGATTTAGCGCTGCCACAAAACAAATTCACGACAAGCGTCAGGCATATTTTTCTCAGCTGGACGAACAGTACGAGAAGAACTGGGAGAACAAAAGAGATATCATTATCAAGATCAAGGAAATCGCAGAACAGGATTTCGATAGCCACAACAAATGGCAGCAAAGTATCAAGCAAATCGAAGCTCTACGAGAAGAATTCTTCAAAGCTGGGAAAGTCCCAAGAAACAAGAACCAGGAAACCTGGAATGAGTTCAAAGAGCATGTACGTAAATTCAATCGAAAGAAAAACGCGTACTACAAGAACTTAAAGAAACAGCAATACGATAATCTCGAGCAAAAGAAAGAACTTATTAAAATTGCAGAAGACAATATGGATAGTGATGACTTTAAAACGGTCACACCGCTCATGAAGAAAATCCAGAACGATTGGAAGAAAGTTGGACATGTACCCCGAAAAGATAGTGACAAGGTCTGGAAACAGTTTAAGAAAGCCTGTAATCATTATTTTGATCGTATGCACGCCCAGAAGAATGAAGAAAATAAGGATGAAGTGGAAGCTTTTGAGAAGAAAAAAGCCTTACTGGATAAAGTAAAATCTTTGGAACTAGCTGGCACCAAGAAGGAAAACCTTGCGGCTATCAAAGATAAAATCAACTCCTGGAAGGAAGTGGGTCGTGTACCCTATAATAAAAGATTTATAGAAGGAAAGTTCAATAAAGCGCTGGATCAACTCTTTAAAAAGCTTGACGTTGACAACACCAAAGCAGAGATGATGAAGTATGAGAACAAGATCCAGGCTCTTGATGATGCTGATGATGACAAAAAGATCAGGAACGAACACTATTTTCTTACCAAAAAGATCGAAGAAACCAAGGCAGAGATCAGGCAACTTGAGAACAATTTACAGTTCTTCAGTAATGTAGATGATGATAATCCACTGGTACAGGATGTACATAAGAATATTGCTCAGCATAAAGCCGACCTGGAAGTATGGCAGGAAAAACTTGCTAAGATTAAAACCTTGTACTAG
- a CDS encoding DUF2200 family protein: MAVVTAEKNEQIAKMNFGAVYPHYLNRIKKHGRTKDELDRIIKWLTGYNQDKLESFIGGNGTFGDFFEGARIHENAYRINGVVCGYRIEDIPEEFALYRDCRKMEKLIDELAKGREMEKILRSS, from the coding sequence ATGGCAGTAGTAACAGCAGAAAAGAATGAGCAAATCGCGAAAATGAATTTCGGCGCTGTTTATCCGCATTACCTCAATAGAATAAAGAAGCACGGTAGAACTAAAGATGAACTTGACAGGATTATTAAGTGGTTGACGGGCTATAATCAGGATAAATTAGAATCCTTTATTGGCGGTAATGGAACTTTCGGTGATTTTTTCGAAGGAGCCAGGATACACGAGAATGCATATCGGATCAATGGAGTAGTGTGCGGTTATCGTATTGAAGATATTCCTGAAGAATTCGCTTTGTATCGGGATTGCAGGAAAATGGAAAAGTTGATTGATGAATTGGCCAAAGGACGAGAGATGGAAAAAATTTTGAGAAGTTCATAA
- the mazG gene encoding nucleoside triphosphate pyrophosphohydrolase: MNSRQDQLQAFDRLLTIMDELREKCPWDRKQTMESLRHLTIEETYELGDAILDKDMDEIRKELGDVLLHLVFYSKIGSETNDFDIADVANGICDKLIDRHPHIYGDVVVADEEEVKRNWENLKLKEGKKSVLEGVPKSLPAMVKANRIQDKVAGVGFDWEEPKQVFEKLQEELKELEDEVTDNNSDLIEAEFGDVLFSMINYARFLKVNPENALERTNKKFIKRFQYLESKAAEQGKALKDMSLSEMDIFWNEAKNV, from the coding sequence ATGAATTCAAGGCAAGATCAACTACAGGCATTTGACAGATTATTAACCATCATGGATGAGCTCCGGGAAAAATGTCCCTGGGATCGTAAACAAACCATGGAATCCTTGCGTCATCTTACCATTGAAGAAACCTACGAGCTTGGCGATGCCATTCTAGATAAAGACATGGATGAGATTCGGAAAGAACTGGGAGATGTCTTATTACATCTTGTGTTTTATTCGAAGATTGGAAGCGAGACTAATGATTTTGACATTGCAGATGTTGCGAATGGTATATGTGACAAACTTATAGACAGGCACCCTCATATTTACGGGGATGTGGTTGTCGCAGATGAAGAAGAAGTAAAGCGGAATTGGGAAAACCTGAAATTAAAGGAAGGTAAGAAAAGTGTTCTCGAAGGAGTACCCAAATCGTTGCCGGCAATGGTCAAAGCGAACCGGATACAGGATAAAGTTGCAGGTGTTGGGTTTGACTGGGAAGAACCCAAACAGGTATTTGAGAAGCTTCAGGAAGAACTAAAGGAGTTGGAAGATGAAGTTACAGATAACAACAGTGATCTTATCGAGGCAGAATTTGGTGATGTATTGTTTTCTATGATTAATTATGCTCGTTTTCTAAAAGTGAATCCTGAAAATGCGTTGGAGCGTACCAATAAAAAATTCATTAAACGATTTCAGTATCTCGAAAGTAAAGCAGCAGAGCAGGGCAAAGCTCTGAAAGATATGAGCCTTTCTGAAATGGATATATTCTGGAACGAGGCTAAAAATGTATAA
- a CDS encoding lipocalin family protein, with the protein MRKFILLFVAAISLSSCSGSDDSLLTVDLSVDSLSGTWKMTHAYVSPGGETSWQTVENGTEYTFSPNGNFSATQDQCPIGTYNLDLNESTLSFTCSNDTESMRFFRVVSITESEMEISYIGCIEACIYRYRKQ; encoded by the coding sequence ATGAGAAAATTTATACTTCTATTCGTCGCAGCCATTTCTTTGAGTAGCTGTAGCGGTAGTGATGACAGCCTGTTAACCGTAGATCTTTCAGTAGATAGTCTTTCAGGAACCTGGAAAATGACGCATGCATATGTAAGTCCGGGCGGAGAGACATCCTGGCAAACGGTTGAAAATGGTACAGAATATACATTTTCTCCAAATGGTAATTTCAGTGCTACGCAGGATCAATGTCCAATAGGAACCTATAATCTCGATCTAAATGAAAGCACACTTTCATTCACCTGTTCGAATGATACAGAAAGTATGCGCTTCTTTAGGGTAGTTAGCATTACTGAAAGCGAAATGGAGATAAGTTATATAGGTTGTATAGAAGCTTGTATTTATAGATATCGCAAGCAATAA
- the bshB1 gene encoding bacillithiol biosynthesis deacetylase BshB1, translating to MKLDILAIGAHPDDVELSCAGTIAKEISRGKKVGILDLTRGELGTRGTAEIRDQEATAAAQVLGVEVRENLEFSDAFFTNNASHQMEIIKMIRKYQPEIVLCNAVDDRHIDHGKAAKLISDACFLSGLRKIETIMNGENQPAWRPKHVFHYIQWKNLKPDFVVDITGFLDKKIDSVKAYRSQFYSEDSKEPETPISSSNFLDSITYRAQDMGRLINTEHAEGYNVDRYVAVDSVFDLI from the coding sequence ATGAAATTAGATATACTTGCGATTGGCGCACACCCTGATGATGTGGAATTAAGTTGTGCTGGAACCATTGCAAAAGAAATTAGTCGGGGAAAAAAGGTTGGAATCCTTGATCTTACCAGGGGGGAACTTGGTACAAGAGGAACTGCAGAGATTCGTGATCAGGAAGCAACGGCTGCAGCCCAGGTTTTAGGGGTTGAGGTTCGCGAGAATCTCGAATTTAGCGATGCTTTTTTTACAAACAATGCTTCTCACCAAATGGAGATCATTAAAATGATAAGAAAGTACCAGCCAGAGATTGTGCTATGTAATGCGGTTGACGACAGGCATATTGATCATGGAAAGGCTGCAAAATTAATAAGTGATGCTTGCTTTCTGAGTGGTTTGCGTAAGATTGAAACTATCATGAATGGTGAGAACCAGCCAGCATGGCGACCAAAGCATGTTTTCCATTATATCCAGTGGAAGAATCTAAAACCTGATTTTGTAGTGGACATTACAGGCTTTCTGGATAAAAAAATTGATTCGGTAAAAGCTTACAGGTCGCAATTCTACAGCGAAGATAGTAAAGAGCCTGAAACTCCAATATCCAGCAGTAACTTCCTGGATAGCATTACTTACCGGGCACAGGATATGGGAAGGCTCATTAATACTGAACATGCCGAAGGTTATAACGTAGATCGTTATGTAGCAGTAGATTCCGTATTCGACCTTATTTAA